The Cytophagia bacterium CHB2 genome contains a region encoding:
- a CDS encoding M20 family metallopeptidase has product MKRAVFEDQMARLTYSCGFELQLLLKQGNASLATKSRPATRVSENFMFVVEAFLLILPPQIYLSLLMKMNTSALLQALQAHVPALGVIDLLRALIQAPSYTGLPRQEEQAVNVLRHYFDYHGIVTEISQVQPGRPNLLARISGNAPGKRLLLCGHTDTVPPNKITATDPFVAEIRENRIHGRGAVDMKGAVAAMAAALVALEDLNALQRGEVILAAVIDEEMESRGAEALINSGFIADAAIIGEPTSNQIAIGHKGLEWLEVEFLGKATHGGTPDKGINAIAAAARFVSIVEDELAPALLARTHAVLGAPTINMGTIHGGDQPSTVAARCTIQLDRRWAPGESVEQVFAELEDILTRVRACMPGLRTALRRVPGGMATMIHGPLEIAINHPLVIAAQNAREHVCGAPGELTAFPAWTDAALFSREAKIPSLVCGPGELSLAHAPEESIAITEVEEALKLYALTAVHFLNESQ; this is encoded by the coding sequence ATGAAACGCGCTGTTTTTGAAGATCAAATGGCAAGGCTAACGTACTCCTGTGGTTTTGAATTGCAATTATTGTTGAAACAAGGTAACGCGTCTTTGGCCACAAAGTCAAGGCCGGCCACCCGAGTTTCTGAAAATTTCATGTTTGTGGTGGAAGCTTTCTTGCTTATATTGCCGCCACAAATTTACTTGAGCCTGCTCATGAAAATGAACACCTCTGCCCTGCTGCAAGCTTTGCAAGCGCATGTGCCTGCGCTCGGCGTCATCGATTTATTGCGCGCGCTTATTCAAGCGCCGAGTTATACCGGCTTGCCGCGCCAGGAAGAACAGGCCGTGAATGTATTGCGGCACTATTTCGATTACCACGGCATTGTCACAGAGATCTCCCAAGTTCAGCCTGGCCGCCCGAATTTGCTTGCGCGTATTTCAGGCAATGCTCCCGGCAAGCGCTTGTTGCTTTGCGGCCATACCGACACGGTCCCGCCCAACAAAATCACGGCGACAGATCCTTTTGTCGCGGAAATTCGTGAGAATCGCATTCATGGCCGCGGCGCCGTGGACATGAAAGGCGCGGTTGCCGCAATGGCAGCGGCGCTGGTTGCTTTGGAAGATCTAAACGCATTGCAGCGCGGTGAAGTTATTCTCGCAGCGGTGATTGATGAAGAGATGGAAAGCCGTGGCGCGGAAGCCTTGATCAACTCGGGCTTCATAGCAGATGCGGCAATCATCGGCGAACCCACGAGCAATCAAATTGCCATTGGCCACAAGGGGCTCGAATGGCTGGAAGTTGAATTTCTCGGCAAGGCCACGCACGGCGGCACGCCGGACAAGGGGATTAACGCCATTGCCGCGGCCGCGCGCTTTGTGAGCATCGTTGAAGACGAGCTGGCGCCCGCATTACTAGCGCGCACGCATGCCGTTCTCGGCGCACCCACGATCAACATGGGCACGATTCATGGCGGCGATCAGCCTAGCACGGTTGCCGCACGCTGCACCATCCAACTTGATCGACGCTGGGCGCCGGGCGAAAGCGTCGAGCAAGTATTTGCAGAGTTGGAAGATATTCTCACACGTGTGCGCGCTTGCATGCCCGGTTTACGGACGGCCCTCCGCCGCGTGCCGGGCGGCATGGCAACCATGATTCACGGGCCTTTAGAAATTGCGATAAATCATCCTCTCGTCATTGCTGCGCAAAACGCGCGTGAGCACGTTTGCGGCGCGCCCGGTGAGTTGACGGCGTTTCCTGCCTGGACCGATGCGGCATTGTTTTCACGCGAGGCAAAGATTCCCAGCCTGGTGTGCGGCCCGGGAGAATTATCGCTCGCGCATGCGCCGGAAGAATCGATTGCAATCACAGAAGTTGAAGAGGCTCTGAAGTTGTATGCGCTAACCGCCGTTCACTTTCTGAACGAATCTCAATGA
- a CDS encoding YfcC family protein, with amino-acid sequence MKLRVPHTYVLLFSLLLLAAASTYVIPAGQFDYIEKDGRRVVDASSYHAVPANPAGLDDLLMAFPLGLMTPEVARIIFYIFIVGGAFGVIAATGAIEAGIHLLVRRAGKYQQAVIPALTFLFAFGGGTFGMAEETLPFLPALVLLCRSLGYDSLTAGAVALVGANAGFAAAFLNPFTIIVAQDIAGLPAYSGLEFRLAVWAMITTATVIYVARYAARIKRAPEASPVYAIDQQRPALAANLNHVRLTARQAFVLLLFAAAFVMLILGALRFKWGILELSALFFALAIVAGPVGGLSFNLTAEKFIEGAASLTGGALVVGLARATLVVLSQAHVIDTIMMGLSDLVRHLPSEISVIGIYLVQVLLSIIVPSASGQAALSIPILAPLSDLVGVTRQTMVLAYQFGDGFTNIFTPTQGYFMAGLALLKIPWHAWVRWLMPLLLMWLAIGLGALLLAHAIKFGPF; translated from the coding sequence ATGAAACTCCGTGTTCCGCACACCTACGTGCTGCTTTTCAGTCTGCTTCTGCTCGCGGCTGCTTCGACTTATGTGATTCCCGCAGGCCAGTTCGATTATATCGAAAAAGACGGCCGCCGCGTCGTTGACGCCAGCTCGTATCATGCAGTACCGGCGAATCCCGCCGGACTTGATGATCTGCTCATGGCGTTTCCCCTGGGTTTAATGACGCCGGAAGTGGCGCGCATCATTTTTTATATCTTCATCGTGGGCGGCGCGTTCGGCGTGATTGCCGCCACCGGCGCGATTGAGGCCGGGATTCATTTGCTCGTGCGCCGTGCCGGCAAATATCAACAAGCCGTCATTCCGGCACTGACGTTTTTGTTCGCGTTTGGCGGGGGCACGTTTGGCATGGCGGAAGAAACGCTGCCATTTCTCCCGGCATTGGTTTTGTTATGCCGTTCACTCGGTTACGATTCGCTCACCGCCGGCGCCGTAGCCCTGGTGGGCGCAAATGCCGGTTTTGCCGCCGCGTTTCTCAATCCGTTTACAATTATCGTTGCGCAAGACATTGCCGGTTTGCCGGCCTACTCCGGCTTGGAATTTCGTCTTGCCGTGTGGGCGATGATCACCACCGCGACGGTTATTTATGTCGCGCGCTACGCCGCCAGGATCAAACGCGCGCCAGAGGCCAGTCCGGTGTATGCCATCGATCAACAACGGCCTGCGCTAGCGGCTAATTTGAATCACGTGCGCTTGACGGCGCGTCAGGCGTTTGTGTTGTTGCTGTTTGCAGCCGCATTTGTCATGCTGATTTTGGGTGCGTTGCGGTTTAAGTGGGGCATTCTCGAACTTTCCGCGCTTTTCTTTGCATTGGCAATTGTGGCCGGGCCGGTGGGTGGACTTTCATTCAATCTCACTGCCGAAAAGTTCATCGAAGGCGCCGCGTCACTCACCGGCGGCGCATTAGTTGTTGGACTCGCACGCGCGACTTTGGTAGTGCTCTCGCAAGCGCATGTGATCGACACGATCATGATGGGGCTTTCAGATTTAGTGCGGCATCTGCCCAGCGAGATCAGCGTGATTGGAATCTATCTCGTGCAAGTATTGCTCAGCATCATCGTGCCCTCGGCCAGCGGCCAGGCTGCGCTCTCGATTCCGATACTCGCGCCGCTGTCAGATTTGGTCGGCGTCACGCGGCAAACGATGGTATTGGCCTACCAATTCGGCGATGGCTTCACCAATATTTTCACGCCGACACAAGGGTATTTCATGGCCGGCCTGGCGCTGCTCAAAATTCCGTGGCATGCCTGGGTGCGCTGGCTCATGCCGCTTTTGCTGATGTGGCTGGCAATCGGATTAGGCGCGCTGTTGCTTGCACATGCA